A single region of the Methylocystis echinoides genome encodes:
- a CDS encoding type II toxin-antitoxin system RelE/ParE family toxin, with amino-acid sequence MGKLHYSRQAREDLFDIWLYVALHHSDALADAIYDRIAERCARLAAHPKLGALRSDIGPEARALVVERWLVLYRVTDYGAQVVRVIDGARDISMIGWNPE; translated from the coding sequence TTGGGGAAACTTCATTACTCGCGCCAAGCACGAGAAGACCTTTTCGATATCTGGCTTTATGTCGCCTTGCATCATTCGGATGCTCTCGCCGATGCGATTTATGACCGCATCGCGGAGAGGTGCGCCCGTCTTGCGGCGCATCCGAAGCTTGGGGCGTTGCGCTCAGACATCGGGCCAGAGGCGCGGGCCTTGGTTGTCGAGCGTTGGTTGGTCCTTTACCGCGTGACCGATTACGGGGCGCAGGTTGTGCGCGTCATCGACGGCGCACGGGATATTTCAATGATTGGATGGAATCCCGAGTAA
- a CDS encoding M3 family oligoendopeptidase codes for MGNFSSPAFSPADAATGLSETLPEWNLGDLYEGTDSEKLKADLARMGTEVAAFSGDYRGRLKGLADGADASETLGAALARYEALQDLLGRLMSYAGLLYSGDTTDPARAKFYGDVQEKVTNASAQLLFFQLELNRLDDATLMAAAARAPLSRWKPWLEDIRKEKPYELDDRLEELFHEKYISGAAAWNRLFDETIASLRFRVGGEELAIEPVLNLMQDTKEEKRREAAQAIGVTLKASLRTFALITNTLAKDKEISDRWRGFKDVADSRHLSNRVEREVVEALAQAVAAAHPRLSHRYYKLKAKWFGKDALDYWDRSAPLPQSPSKRYSWEEARGIVLSAYDGFAPRMAGIARDFFDKRWIDAPVRPGKAPGAFSHPTVPSAHPYVLLNYQGKTRDVMTLAHELGHGVHQVLAARQGALMAPTPLTLAETASVFGEMLTFRALLAQAPDTAQRRALLASKVEDMINTVVRQMAFYAFERKVHMERRNGELTSDQICDIWMSVQGDSLGPSIRLGPGYETFWAYIPHFIHSPFYVYAYAFGDCLVNSLYGVYQKAHEGFAERYFALLEAGGAKPYDELLKPFGLDARDPAFWNIGLDMIDGLITELEAMEEA; via the coding sequence ATGGGCAATTTTTCAAGTCCCGCTTTTTCACCCGCCGACGCCGCTACTGGCCTTTCCGAGACCCTCCCCGAGTGGAACCTTGGCGATCTCTATGAGGGAACCGATTCGGAAAAGCTCAAAGCCGACCTTGCCCGAATGGGAACGGAGGTGGCGGCTTTCTCCGGCGATTACCGCGGGAGGCTCAAAGGGCTCGCCGACGGCGCCGACGCGAGCGAGACGCTCGGCGCGGCGCTGGCGCGCTATGAAGCGCTGCAGGATCTGCTTGGCCGGCTCATGTCCTACGCCGGGCTTCTCTACAGCGGCGACACGACCGATCCGGCGCGGGCGAAATTCTATGGCGACGTTCAGGAGAAGGTGACCAACGCCTCGGCGCAGCTCCTCTTCTTCCAGCTCGAACTCAATCGGCTCGACGATGCGACGCTGATGGCCGCGGCCGCGCGGGCGCCGCTGTCGCGCTGGAAACCCTGGCTCGAAGACATCCGCAAGGAAAAGCCCTATGAGCTCGACGACCGGCTCGAGGAGCTTTTTCACGAGAAGTATATTTCCGGCGCCGCCGCCTGGAACAGGCTGTTCGACGAAACGATCGCGTCTCTGCGCTTCAGGGTCGGCGGCGAGGAGCTCGCCATCGAGCCGGTCCTCAATCTGATGCAGGACACGAAGGAAGAGAAGCGGCGCGAGGCGGCGCAGGCCATTGGCGTGACGCTGAAGGCCAGTCTGCGCACCTTCGCCCTCATCACCAACACGCTGGCGAAGGACAAGGAAATCTCCGACCGCTGGCGCGGGTTCAAGGATGTCGCGGATTCGCGCCATCTCTCGAACCGCGTCGAGCGCGAGGTGGTGGAGGCGCTGGCTCAGGCGGTGGCCGCCGCCCATCCGCGCCTGTCGCACCGTTATTACAAGCTGAAGGCCAAATGGTTCGGCAAGGACGCGCTCGATTACTGGGATCGCAGCGCGCCGTTGCCCCAGAGCCCCTCGAAGCGTTATTCCTGGGAGGAGGCGAGGGGAATCGTGCTCTCGGCCTATGACGGTTTTGCGCCGCGCATGGCGGGGATCGCGAGAGACTTCTTCGACAAGCGCTGGATCGACGCGCCGGTGCGGCCCGGCAAGGCGCCCGGCGCCTTCTCGCATCCGACCGTGCCTTCGGCGCATCCCTACGTGCTGCTCAATTATCAGGGCAAGACGCGCGACGTGATGACGCTCGCGCATGAACTGGGCCATGGCGTGCATCAGGTGCTCGCCGCGCGGCAGGGCGCGCTGATGGCGCCGACGCCGCTGACGCTTGCGGAGACCGCGTCTGTCTTCGGCGAGATGCTGACTTTCCGCGCGCTGCTGGCGCAGGCTCCCGATACGGCGCAGCGCCGCGCGCTGCTCGCCTCCAAGGTGGAGGACATGATCAATACGGTCGTGCGGCAGATGGCATTCTACGCCTTCGAGCGCAAGGTCCACATGGAGCGGCGCAATGGCGAGCTGACGTCGGACCAGATCTGTGACATCTGGATGAGCGTGCAGGGCGACAGTCTCGGGCCGTCGATCCGTCTGGGGCCGGGATATGAGACCTTCTGGGCCTATATCCCGCACTTCATCCATTCGCCCTTCTATGTTTACGCCTATGCCTTCGGCGACTGTCTGGTGAATTCGCTCTACGGCGTCTATCAGAAGGCGCATGAGGGCTTCGCCGAGCGCTATTTCGCGCTTCTGGAAGCCGGCGGGGCGAAGCCTTACGACGAACTCCTGAAGCCCTTCGGCCTCGACGCCCGCGACCCGGCCTTCTGGAACATCGGGCTCGACATGATCGATGGGCTGATCACCGAACTGGAGGCGATGGAGGAGGCGTAG
- a CDS encoding sigma-54-dependent transcriptional regulator, which produces MTATILIADDDPVQRRLLEAMVRRFGYEAETVEGGEEALARLTRPGATPVGLLILDLVMPDLDGMGVLTRMRDATIGVPVIVQTAHGSIEAVISAMRAGAHDFVVKPVGAERLQISIKNAMAATALAGEIRRISRRAQGNLTFKDLISRSADMARVIRLGERAAHSSIPVLIEGESGVGKELIARAIQGGSDRKGKPFVTVNCGALPANLVESILFGHEKGAFTGATEKHNGKFLEANGGTLFLDEIGELPLDIQVKLLRALQEGEIDPIGARRPQRVDVRLISATNQNLIELVKKGLFREDLFYRLNVFPISIPPLRSRREDIADLARRFAARFAAEEGRNIRGLTAEALALLTGYHWPGNVRQLENTVFRAVVLCEGDELTVAEFPQIAAHVDGFDVRVPPVPALAPMTEAPREREIIRVEIRDPNVLPLLAPGGDMRKLDELEKETIRFALAHYRGQMSEIARRLGIGRSTLYRKMKEYGLEEGVIESAAADSLVA; this is translated from the coding sequence ATGACCGCCACGATACTGATTGCTGATGACGATCCGGTGCAACGTCGCCTGTTGGAGGCCATGGTCAGGCGCTTCGGCTATGAGGCGGAGACGGTGGAAGGCGGCGAGGAGGCGCTGGCGCGGCTGACGCGACCGGGCGCGACGCCGGTCGGGCTTCTCATCCTCGACCTCGTGATGCCGGATCTCGACGGCATGGGCGTGCTGACGCGCATGCGCGACGCCACGATCGGCGTGCCCGTCATCGTACAGACGGCGCATGGCTCCATCGAGGCGGTGATCTCCGCCATGCGCGCCGGCGCGCATGATTTCGTCGTGAAGCCAGTCGGCGCCGAACGCCTGCAAATCTCCATCAAGAACGCGATGGCCGCGACCGCGCTCGCCGGCGAAATCCGCCGCATCAGCCGCCGTGCGCAGGGCAATCTCACCTTCAAGGATCTCATTTCGCGCAGCGCGGACATGGCGCGCGTCATCCGCCTCGGCGAACGCGCGGCGCATTCCAGCATCCCCGTGCTGATCGAGGGCGAGTCGGGCGTCGGAAAGGAACTGATCGCGCGCGCCATCCAGGGCGGCTCCGACCGCAAGGGCAAGCCCTTCGTCACGGTGAATTGCGGCGCCCTGCCCGCCAATCTCGTCGAATCCATTCTTTTTGGTCATGAGAAGGGCGCCTTCACCGGCGCGACCGAGAAGCACAACGGCAAATTTCTCGAAGCCAATGGCGGCACGCTGTTCCTCGACGAGATCGGCGAATTGCCGCTCGACATTCAGGTGAAGCTGCTGCGCGCGCTGCAGGAAGGCGAGATCGACCCCATCGGCGCGCGGCGCCCCCAGCGCGTCGACGTCCGGCTCATTTCGGCGACAAATCAGAACCTCATCGAACTCGTCAAGAAGGGCCTCTTCCGCGAGGATCTGTTCTACCGCCTCAACGTCTTTCCGATCAGCATCCCGCCGCTGCGCTCGCGACGCGAGGACATCGCCGATCTTGCGCGTCGCTTCGCCGCGCGTTTCGCGGCGGAAGAGGGCCGCAACATTCGCGGCCTCACCGCCGAGGCGCTGGCGCTGCTGACCGGCTACCACTGGCCCGGCAATGTCCGCCAGCTCGAAAACACCGTGTTTCGCGCGGTGGTTCTCTGCGAGGGCGACGAACTGACCGTCGCGGAATTTCCGCAAATCGCAGCCCATGTCGATGGCTTCGACGTGCGCGTGCCGCCCGTGCCGGCGCTGGCGCCCATGACAGAGGCGCCGCGTGAGCGCGAGATCATTCGCGTCGAGATTCGCGATCCCAATGTGCTGCCCTTGCTGGCGCCCGGCGGCGATATGCGCAAGCTGGACGAACTCGAGAAAGAAACGATCCGCTTCGCCCTCGCCCATTATCGCGGGCAAATGTCCGAGATCGCCCGACGGCTCGGCATCGGCCGCTCGACGCTCTACCGCAAGATGAAGGAATATGGGCTCGAAGAGGGCGTGATCGAGAGCGCCGCCGCGGACTCGCTTGTGGCCTGA
- a CDS encoding glutathione peroxidase: MTLYDIEAKTITGETKPLRDYAGKVLLIVNVASKCGFTPQYKGLEALHEAYADKGLVVLGFPCNQFGAQEPGSESEIASFCETSYGVRFPMFAKIDVNGDHTHPLYQLLKREAPGLLGSEAIKWNFTKFLVDRNGKTRKRYAPTDTPQSIEKDIEALL; encoded by the coding sequence ATGACGCTTTACGACATCGAGGCCAAGACCATCACGGGCGAGACGAAACCTTTGCGCGACTATGCGGGCAAGGTTCTGCTCATCGTCAATGTCGCCAGCAAATGCGGCTTTACGCCGCAATACAAGGGGCTGGAGGCGCTCCACGAGGCTTACGCCGACAAGGGCCTCGTGGTCCTCGGCTTCCCCTGCAACCAGTTCGGCGCGCAGGAACCCGGCTCCGAAAGCGAGATCGCCAGTTTTTGCGAGACGAGCTATGGCGTGCGTTTTCCCATGTTCGCCAAGATCGACGTCAATGGCGATCACACGCATCCGCTCTATCAGCTGCTGAAGCGCGAGGCGCCGGGCCTTCTCGGCTCGGAAGCGATCAAGTGGAATTTCACCAAGTTTCTCGTGGACCGAAACGGCAAGACGCGAAAGCGCTATGCGCCGACGGACACGCCGCAGTCGATCGAGAAGGACATCGAGGCCCTGCTGTGA
- a CDS encoding carbohydrate porin — protein sequence MRGASLLLTLTPAAAIAADAPAPVYDWAGLYVGASLGAGFPLHGGGEFQAAAGFPSPAYDLYARSPMRPGVTVGAQAGYNWQSGAVVWGFETDLSLLDGRRPPIGAFPASPAYPYPPVFSLNAWSNANYFASIRGRAGLARDRALFYLTGGVAAGGAYGPATLSIGGTAFEAGHSQSSRMKYAVGAGFEYAFADNWSGRAEYLFLSQSLNTQGFDNGEGQVYVSRVANENHLLRFGLNYHFGEQNRIPGAIHYGQSHGNGQNGGASRDDGGGEEQYSVHGQTTNVVQAYPKFPAAYDGPNSFPSHGKADVGSTSNIFMGVRLWEGGAVYLNPEIDAGYGLANSVGAASYVNGAVAKVGRAAPYMRFQRYFLRQIIGLDSSTTERAADEGARNEVLESTQNQISGRVDKDRIIVTLGKFAVGDVFDDNVYAHDPTTGFLNFAFNSMGAFDYAADSWGYTNGLAVEWKQDWWTARGGVFQLSTIPNGEEIEPVLFRQFMAVAEFEARYELLGQPGAIKFLAYGDNGYLNKVDDAIRYAFVTGEFPPTVDSIRRRSVKTGGGVNIKQQLMPHLGFFLRASMADGRFETVDYTDIDRTVSFGLVAGGTLWGRDDDEIGGGLAFSGLSGARVNYFGLGGLSVYIGDGALAYAGEKNLETYYKVGFGKNLDATFDYQLLVSPAHNSARGPVNVFGLRLRAAF from the coding sequence ATGCGCGGGGCGTCCCTGTTGCTGACGCTGACGCCCGCCGCCGCCATCGCGGCCGACGCCCCGGCGCCGGTCTACGACTGGGCGGGGCTCTATGTCGGCGCCAGCCTCGGGGCTGGCTTTCCCTTGCATGGGGGCGGAGAGTTTCAGGCAGCTGCGGGGTTTCCGTCGCCCGCCTATGATCTTTATGCGCGCTCCCCGATGCGGCCGGGCGTCACGGTCGGCGCGCAGGCGGGCTACAACTGGCAGAGCGGCGCCGTCGTCTGGGGTTTCGAGACAGATCTCAGCCTCCTCGACGGACGCCGTCCGCCCATCGGCGCGTTCCCCGCTTCCCCGGCCTATCCCTACCCGCCGGTTTTCTCCCTGAACGCCTGGTCGAATGCGAATTATTTCGCCAGCATCCGCGGCCGCGCCGGCCTCGCGCGGGACAGGGCGCTTTTCTATCTCACCGGCGGCGTCGCGGCGGGCGGCGCATATGGGCCCGCCACCCTGTCGATCGGCGGAACGGCGTTCGAGGCCGGCCACTCCCAGTCGTCGCGCATGAAATACGCCGTTGGCGCTGGCTTCGAATACGCCTTCGCCGACAACTGGTCGGGGCGCGCCGAATATCTGTTCCTGAGCCAGTCGCTCAACACGCAGGGTTTCGACAATGGCGAGGGGCAGGTCTATGTGTCCCGCGTCGCCAACGAAAACCATCTTCTCCGCTTTGGTCTGAATTATCACTTCGGCGAGCAGAACCGCATCCCCGGCGCCATCCATTACGGCCAGTCGCATGGCAATGGTCAAAATGGCGGCGCCAGCAGGGATGACGGCGGCGGGGAAGAGCAGTACAGCGTCCACGGCCAGACCACCAATGTCGTTCAGGCCTATCCAAAATTCCCCGCCGCCTATGATGGTCCCAACAGTTTCCCCTCTCATGGAAAGGCGGATGTCGGCTCGACGTCGAACATCTTCATGGGTGTGCGGCTGTGGGAAGGCGGCGCGGTTTATCTCAATCCCGAGATCGACGCCGGTTATGGCCTCGCCAATTCCGTGGGCGCCGCCTCTTATGTGAACGGCGCCGTCGCCAAGGTCGGCCGCGCGGCGCCCTATATGCGCTTCCAGCGCTACTTTCTGCGTCAGATCATCGGCCTCGACAGTTCCACCACGGAGCGCGCCGCGGACGAAGGCGCCCGCAACGAGGTTCTCGAATCGACGCAAAACCAGATTTCCGGTCGCGTCGACAAGGATCGCATTATCGTCACGCTGGGCAAATTCGCGGTGGGCGACGTCTTCGACGACAACGTCTATGCGCATGATCCGACGACCGGCTTTCTCAATTTCGCCTTCAACTCCATGGGCGCCTTCGATTATGCGGCCGATTCCTGGGGCTATACGAACGGCCTCGCGGTCGAGTGGAAACAGGACTGGTGGACGGCGCGCGGCGGCGTGTTCCAGCTCTCGACCATCCCCAATGGCGAGGAGATCGAGCCGGTTCTGTTCCGACAGTTCATGGCGGTCGCCGAATTCGAGGCCCGCTACGAGCTGCTCGGCCAGCCGGGGGCGATCAAGTTTCTGGCCTATGGCGACAATGGCTATCTGAACAAGGTCGATGACGCGATCCGTTACGCCTTCGTCACGGGCGAGTTTCCGCCGACGGTGGATTCGATCCGCAGGCGGTCGGTCAAGACCGGCGGGGGAGTCAACATCAAGCAGCAGCTCATGCCGCACCTCGGCTTCTTCCTGCGCGCGAGCATGGCGGACGGGCGTTTCGAGACCGTCGATTACACCGACATCGACCGGACCGTCTCCTTCGGACTTGTCGCGGGCGGGACGCTCTGGGGGCGCGACGACGACGAGATCGGCGGCGGCCTCGCCTTCAGCGGGCTGAGCGGCGCGCGCGTCAACTATTTCGGCCTCGGCGGCCTCAGCGTCTATATCGGAGACGGCGCGCTCGCCTATGCGGGGGAGAAGAATCTCGAGACCTATTACAAGGTCGGCTTCGGCAAGAATCTGGACGCAACCTTCGATTATCAGTTGCTCGTCAGTCCGGCGCACAATAGCGCGCGCGGGCCGGTGAATGTGTTCGGTTTGCGACTGCGCGCCGCGTTCTAG
- a CDS encoding circularly permuted type 2 ATP-grasp protein, whose product MDLRVTQFDEMGGADGATRFPYQKLAQWLAGVPTELLASRREQAELLFRRIGITFAVYGAQEATERLIPFDILPRIIARSEWSALERGLVQRVTALNLFLKDIYGAGEILRAGKVPAELVYGNPGYCPEMAGRRVPHDVFVHIAGVDIVRTDDHGFYVLEDNARTPSGVSYMLENREVMMRLFPDLFAMHRVAPIEDYPDELLATLRSVAPPRAGHDPTIALMTPGQYNSAYYEHSFLADKLGVELVEGRDLFVKDDIVYMRTTEGPRRVDVIYRRIDDDFLDPLTFRPDSALGVAGLMGAYHAGNVTLANAVGTGVADDKAMYTYMPDIIRFYLGEEPLLQNVPTWRCREPESLRYVLDHLDELVVKEVNGSGGYGMLVGPHASKAQIEEFRAKLKANPDNFIAQPTLALSTCPISVAQGIAPRHVDLRPFVLQGAHGVRVVPGGLTRVAMTEKSLVVNSSQGGGTKDTWVIDDAIMGAA is encoded by the coding sequence GTGGACCTTCGCGTGACGCAATTCGATGAAATGGGCGGCGCCGATGGCGCGACCCGCTTTCCCTATCAGAAGCTTGCGCAATGGCTCGCCGGCGTCCCGACGGAACTCCTCGCCTCGCGGCGCGAACAGGCCGAACTCCTCTTCCGCCGCATCGGCATCACTTTCGCCGTCTATGGCGCGCAGGAGGCGACAGAGCGGCTCATTCCCTTCGATATTCTGCCGCGCATCATCGCCCGCAGTGAATGGTCGGCGCTCGAGCGCGGTCTCGTGCAGCGCGTCACCGCGCTCAATCTCTTCCTCAAGGACATCTATGGCGCCGGCGAGATCCTGAGGGCCGGCAAGGTTCCCGCCGAACTCGTCTACGGCAATCCCGGCTATTGCCCGGAGATGGCGGGCCGGCGCGTGCCGCACGACGTCTTCGTTCATATCGCGGGCGTCGACATTGTGCGCACGGACGACCACGGCTTCTATGTGCTCGAGGACAACGCCCGCACGCCGTCCGGCGTCTCCTACATGCTGGAGAACCGCGAGGTGATGATGCGGCTCTTCCCCGATCTCTTCGCCATGCATCGGGTGGCGCCGATCGAGGATTATCCCGACGAGCTGCTGGCGACGCTCCGCTCCGTCGCGCCGCCGCGCGCCGGCCATGATCCGACCATCGCGCTGATGACGCCGGGCCAATATAATTCAGCCTATTACGAGCACTCCTTCCTGGCCGACAAGCTCGGCGTGGAGCTCGTCGAAGGCCGCGATCTCTTCGTCAAGGACGACATCGTCTACATGCGCACGACCGAGGGGCCGCGCCGCGTCGACGTGATCTACCGGCGCATCGACGACGACTTCCTCGATCCGCTGACCTTCCGCCCGGACTCGGCGCTGGGCGTGGCCGGCCTGATGGGCGCCTATCATGCGGGCAATGTGACGCTCGCCAATGCAGTCGGCACCGGCGTCGCCGACGACAAGGCGATGTACACCTACATGCCGGACATCATCCGCTTCTATCTCGGCGAGGAGCCGCTGCTGCAAAACGTCCCGACATGGCGCTGCCGCGAGCCGGAATCGCTTCGCTATGTTCTCGATCACCTCGACGAACTGGTCGTGAAGGAGGTGAACGGCTCCGGCGGCTACGGGATGCTGGTCGGCCCGCACGCTTCAAAGGCGCAGATCGAGGAGTTTCGCGCCAAGCTCAAGGCCAATCCGGACAATTTCATCGCACAGCCCACTCTGGCGCTCTCCACCTGCCCGATCTCCGTGGCGCAGGGAATTGCGCCGCGCCATGTCGATCTGCGGCCTTTTGTGCTGCAGGGCGCCCATGGCGTGCGCGTCGTGCCCGGCGGGCTCACCCGCGTCGCCATGACCGAGAAATCGCTGGTCGTGAATTCGAGCCAGGGCGGCGGCACCAAGGACACCTGGGTGATCGACGACGCCATCATGGGAGCCGCCTGA
- a CDS encoding alpha-E domain-containing protein yields MLSSTADNLYWLARYMERADFLARAIEASRRLAALPKAYGGADSEWESVLLSSGASSAFEATGKPVNESNVIEFLTFSRDNPGSIRNCIEFARTNARAVRTALTVEMWEAINGAYLELKAMEARRGAYSSDELGRFLEFVKQTSLTYDGGAYRTMLRNDAYWFSRVGLFVERADNTARLLDVKYHVLLPEKELVGGSLDYFQWSAILRAVSAHTAYHWVYRTSMKPWLVADLLILRPEMPRSLISCYESIVRNLDNLARAHGRQGAAQRQARSTYGKLETLTMENVFQGGLHEFVQSFISENNKLGALISEQYLF; encoded by the coding sequence ATGCTTTCCAGCACCGCCGACAATCTCTACTGGCTTGCGCGCTACATGGAGCGCGCTGATTTTCTTGCACGCGCCATCGAAGCCTCACGCCGGCTCGCCGCCCTGCCGAAAGCCTATGGCGGCGCCGACAGCGAATGGGAAAGCGTGCTGCTTTCGTCCGGCGCCTCCTCGGCCTTCGAAGCGACCGGCAAGCCGGTCAATGAATCGAATGTCATCGAGTTTCTCACCTTCTCCCGTGACAATCCCGGCTCGATTCGCAACTGCATCGAATTCGCGCGCACCAACGCCCGCGCGGTGCGCACGGCGCTGACGGTGGAGATGTGGGAGGCGATCAACGGCGCCTATCTGGAACTGAAGGCGATGGAGGCGCGGCGCGGCGCCTATTCGAGCGACGAACTCGGCCGCTTTCTCGAATTCGTGAAACAGACCTCGCTCACCTATGACGGCGGCGCCTATCGCACCATGCTGCGCAACGACGCCTACTGGTTTTCGCGCGTGGGACTCTTCGTCGAGCGCGCCGACAATACGGCGCGGCTGCTCGATGTGAAGTATCATGTTCTGCTGCCGGAAAAGGAACTCGTCGGCGGCTCGCTCGACTATTTCCAGTGGTCGGCGATCCTGCGCGCCGTCTCGGCCCACACCGCCTACCATTGGGTCTATCGCACCAGCATGAAGCCCTGGCTCGTCGCCGATCTTCTGATCTTGCGTCCCGAGATGCCGCGCTCGCTCATCTCCTGCTACGAGAGCATCGTGCGCAATCTCGACAATCTCGCCCGCGCCCATGGGCGTCAGGGCGCCGCGCAGCGTCAGGCGCGCAGCACCTACGGGAAGCTCGAAACGCTCACCATGGAAAACGTCTTCCAGGGCGGGCTCCATGAATTCGTGCAGAGCTTCATCAGCGAGAACAACAAGCTTGGCGCGCTGATCTCCGAACAATATCTCTTTTAG
- a CDS encoding transglutaminase family protein: MRIRIRHETSYRYQEPAKSAIQHLRLTPRNYAGQHVKDWRIDVDRDCRLISSEDAFGNIVHRFTADGPLESITTIVEGEIDTFDTSGVASGALERFPPALYLRPTPLTAPDAALTDFARAATARETSSLAALHALLTAIYERMTFDTDATHAATTAAEAFAQGKGVCQDFAHLFIAGARAIGAPARYVSGYYLRSDGDAQVAGHAWSEAYVPDLGWVGFDPAHGVSPGERHVRLAAALDYLSAAPIRGARAGGGGETMEVRVRVAGTQTQSQSQ; this comes from the coding sequence ATGCGCATTCGCATCCGACACGAAACGAGCTATCGCTACCAGGAGCCCGCCAAGTCGGCGATACAGCATCTGCGGCTCACGCCGCGCAATTACGCCGGCCAGCACGTCAAGGACTGGCGCATCGATGTGGACCGTGACTGCCGGCTGATCAGCTCCGAGGACGCCTTTGGAAACATCGTGCATCGCTTCACGGCCGACGGGCCGCTCGAGTCGATCACGACGATCGTCGAGGGCGAGATCGACACCTTCGACACGTCCGGGGTCGCCTCCGGCGCGCTGGAGCGGTTTCCGCCGGCGCTCTATCTGCGGCCGACTCCGCTGACGGCGCCCGACGCCGCGCTGACCGATTTCGCCCGCGCGGCGACGGCGCGCGAGACCAGCTCGCTGGCCGCGCTGCATGCGCTGCTCACCGCCATCTACGAGCGGATGACGTTCGACACCGACGCGACCCACGCCGCGACGACGGCGGCGGAAGCTTTTGCGCAGGGCAAGGGCGTCTGTCAGGATTTCGCGCATCTTTTCATCGCCGGCGCGCGGGCGATCGGCGCCCCGGCGCGCTATGTCAGCGGCTATTATCTGCGCAGCGACGGCGACGCGCAGGTCGCCGGACACGCCTGGTCCGAGGCCTATGTCCCCGATCTCGGCTGGGTGGGCTTCGATCCGGCGCATGGCGTCTCGCCCGGGGAGCGCCATGTGCGCCTGGCGGCCGCGCTGGATTATCTGAGCGCCGCCCCGATCCGGGGCGCCCGCGCCGGCGGCGGCGGCGAGACGATGGAAGTCCGGGTCCGCGTCGCGGGGACGCAGACCCAGAGCCAGTCACAGTAA
- a CDS encoding helix-turn-helix domain-containing protein, translating to MSNAAALSIVRLPRRQRFTSIDNRILSGGYLTLEAIGMLSHLLSRPDDWTVSIQQLATHFKCGRDKVQRIMNELRDAGHARLRAIREDGRLRGKRWEISEERDGSNEAAQAKATQDFRQPENPVVCEGSESLENRQPENRPVKRLKNEYNKIPPKSPSEVTPDTGPSFDEFERAYPFGDADPCQAMRYFRGLRSDDRRKVLAHAPGYVADRKARGLPVAAPQTYLRCRIWEAQLGIRNGDAGRTAARPRDAQSQGASMASRTGNSGIYQFPDGKWFLSDGTKNLAAWNDYERRSGIRNLSLYRPDPWPPGHGLSSYHRAA from the coding sequence ATGTCTAACGCCGCCGCCCTCTCCATCGTCCGTCTTCCGCGCCGCCAGCGCTTCACGTCCATCGATAATCGCATCCTCTCGGGGGGATATCTCACCTTGGAGGCGATCGGGATGCTTTCGCACCTGTTGAGCCGACCTGATGACTGGACCGTTTCAATCCAGCAGCTCGCCACGCACTTCAAATGCGGGCGCGACAAAGTGCAGCGCATCATGAACGAGTTGCGCGATGCCGGCCACGCTCGGTTGCGGGCCATTCGTGAGGATGGCCGGCTGAGGGGCAAGCGCTGGGAGATTTCCGAGGAACGGGACGGCTCCAACGAAGCCGCGCAAGCGAAAGCGACGCAGGATTTCAGACAGCCTGAAAACCCGGTTGTCTGTGAGGGCTCAGAAAGCCTGGAAAACAGACAGCCGGAAAACCGGCCTGTCAAAAGACTAAAGAATGAATATAACAAAATACCCCCTAAATCCCCCAGCGAGGTGACGCCCGACACGGGGCCGAGCTTCGACGAATTCGAACGGGCGTATCCGTTCGGCGACGCCGACCCCTGCCAGGCCATGCGCTACTTCCGGGGGCTTCGATCCGATGACCGCCGCAAGGTGCTGGCCCATGCGCCCGGCTACGTCGCTGACCGAAAGGCGCGAGGGCTGCCGGTCGCAGCGCCGCAAACCTACCTGCGTTGTCGCATTTGGGAGGCCCAATTGGGCATTCGGAATGGTGATGCTGGCAGGACGGCGGCTCGTCCCCGAGACGCGCAGTCTCAGGGAGCTTCGATGGCTTCGCGGACGGGCAATAGCGGGATTTATCAGTTTCCGGACGGAAAGTGGTTTCTGAGCGACGGCACGAAGAACCTCGCTGCGTGGAACGACTATGAGCGGCGCAGTGGCATTCGCAACCTGTCGCTCTACCGGCCGGACCCATGGCCGCCCGGCCACGGGCTTTCGTCCTATCACCGTGCGGCTTAG
- a CDS encoding HNH endonuclease, with amino-acid sequence MADWPYNTAAWQRLRRAKLAVTPLCEPCERRGDIVAANAVDHRVSIASGGDPFPPLNGLMAMCHACHNTKTAAVDRAGGKGVRFKGCDVNGLPIDDAHPFLAEGDTPSKDGKEGDRDRWGT; translated from the coding sequence ATGGCTGACTGGCCCTACAACACCGCCGCGTGGCAACGTCTGCGCAGGGCAAAGCTCGCCGTGACACCGCTTTGCGAGCCGTGCGAGCGGCGAGGCGACATCGTTGCTGCGAACGCGGTCGACCATCGCGTGAGCATCGCGAGTGGGGGCGATCCGTTCCCCCCGCTGAACGGGCTCATGGCCATGTGTCACGCCTGCCACAACACGAAGACAGCCGCCGTCGATCGCGCGGGCGGCAAGGGTGTGAGGTTCAAGGGCTGCGACGTGAACGGGCTGCCGATCGACGACGCGCATCCGTTCCTCGCCGAGGGGGATACCCCCTCGAAAGACGGGAAAGAGGGGGATCGGGACCGATGGGGGACATAG